The DNA segment AGTGCACAGGAGCAGACTGATTTATCCGCACTCGCACAGGCGAATGGAATCAATATGGGATGCCGGGATATTCAGTGCTATCACTGTATGAATGAGCAGGAAGCACTCACCCTTTTGCGGACAATGGAAGAAGGTATCCAAGTATGAAATACGGCATATTATCAGGCTCCTTAAAACAGGAGAACAGCTGCAGTATCATGCTCGCAAAACAGCTTTTTCTGCAAGATTTTGAAACACCGATAATCTACAGTGCGGCAGCCACCAACAGCACACAGACACTGGAAAAGCTAGAGGACTGTGATACTGTCATTTTATCATTTCCACTCTACTTTGATGCTCTACCCTCTCATTTGCTTGCCTTCCTTATACAATGGGAAGCGTATAGAGAAACACATGCTTCAGCGTTAAACCTTTATGTAATTGTTAATTGCGGCTTTTTTGAGGGCAAACAATGCCAGCATGCTTTGAAAATTGTGGAAAACTGGAGCAGAAGATCCAATGTACAGTACAGGGGCGGTATTGGAATCGGTGGCGGCCCTATGCTGAATGAGATACAATCTATGTCATGGAAGC comes from the Erysipelotrichaceae bacterium 66202529 genome and includes:
- a CDS encoding flavodoxin; this encodes MKYGILSGSLKQENSCSIMLAKQLFLQDFETPIIYSAAATNSTQTLEKLEDCDTVILSFPLYFDALPSHLLAFLIQWEAYRETHASALNLYVIVNCGFFEGKQCQHALKIVENWSRRSNVQYRGGIGIGGGPMLNEIQSMSWKHGPKAPVSKALIRMKDALQKNLSIENCFVQPAFPRRFYILMAHHSWNQQLKKRGFDPEDIYPRR